A window from Variovorax sp. PBL-E5 encodes these proteins:
- a CDS encoding isochorismatase family protein: MVDFARAYFEPDCPLFANVPHVIDAAQALLLWARGQGLLVCHTRVVYDAQGVNGGVFYRKVPALSVFREGNPMGDFVEALRPASHEPVISKQYASAFFGTSLASLLNSQGVDCVIIAGMSTSGCVRATAVDAVQHGYIPIVASEACGDRHPTPHEANLFDLQAKYADVLRTHEIRQAIEAAAGR; this comes from the coding sequence ATGGTCGACTTTGCGCGCGCCTACTTCGAACCCGACTGCCCCCTGTTCGCCAACGTGCCCCACGTCATCGACGCAGCACAGGCGCTGTTGCTTTGGGCCCGCGGGCAAGGGCTTCTCGTATGCCACACCCGCGTGGTCTACGACGCACAAGGTGTCAATGGCGGCGTCTTCTACCGGAAGGTCCCCGCTCTCTCGGTTTTCCGCGAAGGCAATCCGATGGGAGACTTCGTCGAAGCGCTCCGGCCCGCGTCGCACGAGCCAGTGATCTCCAAGCAATACGCAAGCGCGTTCTTCGGCACCTCGCTCGCCAGCCTGCTGAATTCGCAGGGCGTGGACTGCGTGATCATCGCCGGCATGAGCACAAGCGGCTGCGTGCGAGCCACGGCCGTCGATGCCGTGCAACATGGCTACATCCCGATCGTGGCGTCCGAGGCGTGCGGCGACCGGCATCCAACGCCTCACGAGGCCAATCTCTTCGACCTGCAGGCCAAGTACGCGGACGTGCTGAGGACACACGAAATCCGCCAGGCCATCGAGGCGGCGGCCGGACGGTGA
- a CDS encoding zinc ribbon domain-containing protein, with protein MFMTTACGICGASNRENAKFCVNCAARLGVEPMGQSIFGTDAKAPRTQRDSGFDAPRTAYSHPMSLRAALMSREPAIFWVRAGMTGLVLLIGFIGWCLYVLTANKVPPQSSVSERTVLAAPQPPAEPKPATAGADAPKLASTPAVPATTSEARVAPASVPGTQAASAEPRSRTVAATTPRNTETRRARPAAAPRVRAPTSSDEDDVSPKFTWVEPSRPNARTSMPDYQDPGPPIVQGPGPRYAGSPPSPVVSPREFAGPAQGADLGPPIAPGPGPRYDFSSPGATPR; from the coding sequence ATGTTCATGACGACCGCTTGCGGTATTTGCGGAGCGTCCAATCGGGAAAATGCGAAGTTTTGCGTGAACTGTGCGGCGCGGCTTGGCGTGGAGCCGATGGGCCAATCCATTTTCGGGACCGATGCGAAAGCCCCGCGTACGCAGCGCGACTCGGGTTTCGATGCGCCGCGTACGGCCTATTCGCATCCGATGAGCCTGCGCGCTGCGTTGATGTCGCGCGAGCCGGCGATCTTCTGGGTCCGCGCGGGGATGACCGGCCTCGTGCTGCTGATCGGATTCATCGGCTGGTGCCTGTACGTCCTGACCGCGAACAAGGTGCCGCCGCAGTCGTCGGTGAGTGAGCGCACGGTGCTTGCAGCGCCGCAGCCACCTGCCGAGCCCAAGCCGGCAACCGCGGGGGCTGATGCGCCAAAGCTGGCGTCGACGCCAGCGGTTCCCGCCACGACGAGCGAGGCACGGGTGGCCCCCGCATCGGTGCCGGGCACGCAGGCGGCAAGTGCCGAGCCTCGATCCAGGACCGTGGCGGCCACCACCCCGCGAAACACCGAGACGCGGCGCGCTCGCCCTGCCGCTGCGCCGCGCGTTCGAGCGCCGACGTCATCGGATGAAGACGATGTGTCGCCGAAGTTCACCTGGGTCGAGCCTTCGCGCCCGAACGCGCGCACGTCGATGCCGGATTACCAAGATCCGGGACCGCCGATCGTGCAAGGGCCGGGGCCACGTTACGCCGGATCACCGCCTTCGCCCGTGGTGTCGCCACGCGAATTCGCGGGCCCTGCGCAAGGAGCCGATCTCGGTCCGCCGATCGCTCCCGGGCCGGGGCCGCGCTACGACTTCTCGTCGCCGGGCGCCACGCCGAGATAG
- a CDS encoding maleate cis-trans isomerase family protein, whose product MQPEFDAMRPTGVTNHISRIRIPNIPLNNDEDFQRLIELIAAAQDEAVDAVMSCEPDRLVLGISAETFWDGLTASRRLKAQLEERTRLPVSMGSEACEAAFAVLGIQRIAVVTPYQAIGDRNVVRFFEEAGYEVKRIKGLRCESPVKIAHVQEAELRNALQELDGDDIDGIVQVGTNLAMARLAGEAEAWLNKPVVAINTAIYWHALRQSDIGDRKSGFGALLERY is encoded by the coding sequence GTGCAGCCGGAGTTCGACGCGATGCGCCCCACCGGCGTGACGAACCACATCAGCCGCATCCGCATCCCGAACATCCCGCTGAACAACGACGAGGACTTTCAGCGCCTGATCGAATTGATCGCAGCGGCGCAGGACGAGGCGGTCGATGCGGTCATGTCCTGCGAGCCGGACCGCCTCGTGCTTGGGATATCCGCGGAAACCTTCTGGGACGGGCTGACCGCCAGCCGCCGCCTCAAGGCACAACTGGAAGAACGCACGCGGCTGCCCGTTTCAATGGGTTCGGAAGCCTGCGAAGCCGCATTCGCGGTGCTGGGCATCCAGCGCATTGCCGTCGTCACGCCTTATCAGGCAATCGGCGACAGAAACGTCGTGCGCTTCTTCGAGGAAGCCGGCTACGAGGTCAAGCGCATCAAGGGACTCCGGTGTGAAAGCCCCGTCAAGATCGCGCACGTGCAGGAGGCCGAGCTTCGCAATGCCTTGCAGGAACTGGATGGGGATGACATCGACGGCATCGTCCAGGTGGGAACCAACCTGGCAATGGCCCGGCTTGCCGGCGAAGCAGAGGCATGGCTCAACAAGCCTGTGGTGGCCATCAACACCGCCATCTACTGGCATGCGCTGCGCCAGTCCGACATCGGGGACAGGAAGAGCGGTTTCGGCGCTCTCCTGGAACGATACTGA
- a CDS encoding GntR family transcriptional regulator, translated as MRCASPTSGTGRAVSALSWNDTDRQHVRPPQEEPLKQVTGTATVAHQLYAVVKERIINGLYGPGMRLTEQQMAAEFNTSRTPVREAMRLLTADGFVVFKPNSGTMVRTWSSAQIAEIFELRVLIEGEIAGHAARHIGLDEIAQLQALQDDIESGGPDTSEANAARIGRLNREFHRVIAQASHNERLIATLANAIELPIVQRTFRSYTVDQLRRSFGQHRELIDAFQVHDAAWAQSTMSCHIHSAKHTLLKANEHHDE; from the coding sequence ATGCGCTGCGCCAGTCCGACATCGGGGACAGGAAGAGCGGTTTCGGCGCTCTCCTGGAACGATACTGATCGCCAACATGTCAGGCCGCCTCAGGAGGAGCCCTTGAAACAAGTCACCGGCACGGCCACCGTTGCCCACCAGCTCTACGCCGTCGTGAAGGAGCGCATCATCAATGGCCTCTACGGGCCGGGCATGAGATTGACCGAACAGCAGATGGCGGCAGAGTTCAACACCTCTCGCACGCCAGTGCGCGAAGCCATGCGCCTGCTGACTGCGGACGGCTTCGTGGTCTTCAAGCCCAACAGCGGGACGATGGTACGGACCTGGTCCAGTGCACAGATTGCAGAGATCTTCGAGTTGCGCGTGCTCATCGAAGGAGAAATCGCCGGTCACGCCGCGCGTCACATCGGTCTGGACGAAATTGCTCAACTCCAGGCTTTGCAGGACGACATCGAATCCGGCGGCCCGGATACCAGCGAGGCCAACGCGGCACGCATTGGCCGGCTCAATCGCGAGTTCCACCGGGTCATTGCGCAGGCCAGCCACAACGAGCGCCTGATCGCGACCCTCGCCAATGCGATCGAGCTTCCCATCGTCCAGAGGACCTTTCGCAGCTACACCGTCGACCAGCTTCGGCGCAGCTTCGGCCAGCATCGGGAGTTGATCGATGCCTTCCAGGTGCATGACGCCGCCTGGGCGCAGAGCACCATGAGTTGCCACATCCATTCGGCCAAGCACACCCTCTTGAAAGCCAATGAACACCATGATGAATGA
- a CDS encoding Bug family tripartite tricarboxylate transporter substrate binding protein codes for MDFTLNIRRRFLLGGALASLAWSSGALAQGFPARPITIVVPFVAGSPTDVAARAFAAEFSQTLNSPVIVDNKPGANQTIAGAYVARAAPDGYTLFFANLPAVVPPSILANLPYKGIRDFAPVSDIMTIGFVLVTAPDVPATTLQEFVALLKADPAKYSYGSSGISTPIHLMAEMFNKEIGVKTLHVPYKGGNQVQMDLISDRVTYAFLPTGSMDYVRAGKLKGLGLASAKRDPAYPELPTMDEAGLRNFRATVRFVLVAPRQTPPDVVGKLNAAANKVIASEAFYTRVKSVGGVEMSHPATPAQVGARIAEDEARWDAVVKKAEIQLE; via the coding sequence ATGGATTTCACCTTGAACATCAGGCGGCGCTTCCTCCTCGGCGGCGCGCTCGCATCCCTGGCGTGGTCCAGCGGCGCGCTGGCGCAGGGCTTCCCTGCCCGGCCCATCACGATCGTGGTCCCGTTCGTCGCCGGCAGCCCGACCGACGTGGCCGCGCGGGCGTTTGCCGCCGAGTTCTCCCAGACACTGAACTCGCCGGTGATCGTCGACAACAAGCCCGGTGCCAACCAGACCATTGCAGGCGCCTACGTGGCGCGTGCCGCGCCCGACGGCTACACGCTGTTCTTCGCCAACCTGCCGGCGGTCGTGCCGCCGTCGATCCTCGCCAACCTGCCCTACAAGGGCATTCGCGACTTCGCGCCGGTTTCCGACATCATGACCATCGGATTCGTCCTGGTGACCGCGCCCGACGTGCCGGCCACCACCCTCCAGGAATTCGTCGCGCTGCTGAAGGCGGACCCGGCGAAGTATTCCTACGGCTCGTCGGGCATCTCGACGCCCATCCACCTGATGGCGGAAATGTTCAACAAGGAGATCGGCGTCAAGACCCTGCACGTGCCCTACAAGGGCGGCAACCAGGTGCAGATGGACCTGATCAGCGACCGCGTGACCTACGCCTTCCTGCCCACGGGTTCGATGGACTACGTGCGCGCCGGCAAGCTCAAGGGCCTGGGCCTCGCCTCGGCAAAGCGCGACCCGGCCTATCCGGAACTTCCCACCATGGACGAGGCGGGGCTGCGCAACTTCAGAGCCACGGTGCGCTTCGTCCTGGTCGCGCCCAGGCAGACGCCGCCCGACGTCGTCGGCAAGCTGAATGCGGCCGCCAACAAGGTGATCGCGAGCGAGGCCTTCTACACGCGCGTGAAATCGGTGGGCGGCGTGGAGATGTCGCACCCTGCCACGCCGGCCCAGGTCGGCGCGCGCATCGCCGAGGATGAAGCCCGCTGGGATGCGGTGGTCAAGAAAGCCGAGATCCAGCTCGAATAA